One genomic window of Sodaliphilus pleomorphus includes the following:
- a CDS encoding inorganic phosphate transporter encodes MSPIFTVIVVILALLAILDLVVGVSNDAINFLNSALGSKVASFRTIVSVAAVGILVGVLTSHGMMEVARNGVFHPEAFTFNEIMFLYVGVMLTDVVLLDGFNKLGLPTSTTVSMIFELLGSAVAVSVYKIYTDSSLTLESVGSLVNSGKALGMISAILVSVVLSFITGALIMYISRLLFTFRYAKPFKRYGALWCGVAIVGILYFALFKGLKSSGLMTSEMSGYVSDHIYMVLLVAWIAASAILWVLQRLKVSILKITILSGTFALALAFAGNDLVNFIGVPLAGIDSYRLADASGNMNMLMGALNNPEAANVGLLAIAGVVMVITLFFSSDARKVSQTELTLASQQDENERFNSTPFSRALVRISVNLSNYYRRVLPNSWVDAINRRFIPLSSEERGNSNFDKIRAVVNLASAAILICIGTSFKLPLSTTYVVFMVSMGSSLSDRVWGRDSAVYRISGVVAVIMGWFVTAFIAFCATFIFTTLLMWFGGWALALIVIWAGYMLLRRFFYKGSKTAGPEAGKRSELIDKDDNPQDVLYNCTLTVVNTMENTHRIYNHMLVSLFTENRHELKRMVEESERMYHEANKRKYGIVAVIKKLEAQKVETAHYYVQIVDYLCEVSKALLHCTRPAYEHINNNHRGLTGPQIKDLKTINDKVDEIFAKVSDMLNRKDFSGLDDVMHMRDDLFGIIADTIKRQIKRVQEDPHASTRASALFLNILGETKTMILQARNLIKSEAYFLNAIKEGES; translated from the coding sequence ATGAGTCCAATATTTACAGTTATCGTCGTCATCTTGGCCCTTCTGGCCATCCTCGACCTGGTGGTAGGCGTTTCCAACGATGCCATCAACTTCCTCAACTCGGCGCTCGGCTCCAAGGTGGCCTCGTTCCGCACCATTGTGAGTGTGGCTGCCGTGGGCATCCTCGTGGGCGTGCTCACCTCGCACGGCATGATGGAGGTGGCACGCAACGGCGTGTTTCACCCCGAGGCTTTCACCTTCAACGAGATTATGTTCCTCTATGTGGGCGTCATGCTCACCGATGTGGTGCTGCTCGACGGCTTCAACAAGCTGGGCCTGCCCACGTCGACCACCGTGTCGATGATCTTTGAGCTCCTGGGCTCGGCCGTGGCCGTCTCGGTCTACAAGATTTACACCGACAGCTCCCTCACGCTCGAGAGCGTGGGCTCGCTCGTGAACTCGGGCAAGGCCCTGGGCATGATATCGGCCATCCTCGTTTCGGTGGTGCTCTCGTTTATCACCGGCGCCCTCATCATGTACATTTCGCGCCTGCTGTTCACCTTCCGCTACGCCAAGCCGTTCAAGCGCTACGGTGCCCTGTGGTGCGGCGTGGCCATCGTGGGCATCCTCTACTTCGCCCTGTTCAAGGGACTCAAGAGCTCGGGCCTGATGACCAGCGAGATGTCGGGCTACGTGAGCGACCACATCTACATGGTGCTGCTCGTGGCCTGGATTGCCGCATCGGCCATCTTGTGGGTGCTGCAGCGTCTCAAGGTGAGCATTTTGAAAATCACCATCTTGAGCGGCACCTTCGCCCTGGCCCTGGCCTTTGCCGGCAACGACCTGGTCAACTTCATCGGTGTGCCCCTGGCCGGTATCGACTCCTATCGCCTGGCCGACGCTTCGGGCAACATGAACATGCTCATGGGCGCCCTCAACAATCCCGAGGCCGCCAATGTGGGCTTGCTGGCCATCGCTGGCGTTGTCATGGTGATCACCCTCTTCTTCTCCAGCGATGCACGCAAGGTGTCGCAAACCGAGCTCACCCTGGCCTCGCAGCAAGACGAGAACGAGCGGTTCAACTCTACGCCCTTCTCGCGCGCCTTGGTGCGCATATCGGTGAACTTGAGCAACTACTACCGCCGCGTGCTGCCCAACAGCTGGGTCGACGCCATCAACCGCCGCTTCATCCCGCTCTCGAGCGAGGAGCGCGGCAATTCCAACTTCGACAAGATACGCGCCGTGGTCAACCTGGCCTCGGCAGCCATCCTCATCTGCATCGGCACCTCGTTTAAGCTGCCGTTGTCGACCACCTATGTCGTGTTTATGGTCTCGATGGGCTCGTCGTTGAGCGACCGCGTGTGGGGACGCGACAGCGCCGTCTACCGCATCTCGGGCGTTGTGGCCGTGATCATGGGCTGGTTTGTCACCGCCTTCATCGCCTTCTGCGCCACCTTCATCTTCACCACACTGCTCATGTGGTTTGGCGGCTGGGCACTGGCCCTCATCGTGATATGGGCCGGCTACATGCTGCTGCGCCGCTTCTTTTACAAGGGCAGCAAGACGGCTGGCCCCGAGGCTGGCAAACGCAGCGAGCTCATCGACAAAGACGACAATCCCCAGGACGTGCTCTACAACTGCACCCTCACCGTGGTCAACACCATGGAGAACACCCATCGCATCTACAACCACATGCTCGTGTCGCTCTTCACCGAAAACCGCCACGAGCTCAAGCGCATGGTCGAGGAGAGCGAGCGCATGTATCACGAGGCCAACAAGCGCAAGTATGGCATCGTGGCCGTGATCAAGAAACTCGAGGCTCAAAAGGTTGAAACCGCGCACTACTATGTGCAGATCGTCGACTACCTGTGCGAGGTGTCCAAGGCCCTGCTGCACTGCACCCGTCCCGCCTATGAGCACATCAACAACAACCACCGCGGTCTCACAGGCCCGCAAATCAAAGACCTAAAGACGATCAACGACAAGGTCGACGAGATATTTGCCAAGGTGAGCGACATGCTCAACCGCAAGGACTTCTCGGGCCTCGACGACGTGATGCACATGCGCGACGACCTCTTTGGCATCATTGCCGACACCATCAAGCGTCAAATCAAGCGTGTGCAGGAAGACCCCCACGCCAGCACCCGCGCCAGCGCTCTCTTCCTCAACATCCTGGGCGAAACCAAGACGATGATACTTCAGGCCCGCAACCTCATCAAGTCGGAGGCCTACTTCCTCAACGCCATCAAGGAGGGCGAGAGCTAA
- a CDS encoding dipeptide epimerase, with amino-acid sequence MINRRKFIMGAGLSLVAATAPISLSAAGSATRKVAKSGHLKLSFAPYELKLRHAFNLARYSRTTTPDVQVQLEYDGIVGYGECSMPPYLGESVESVTKFLGKLDLGQFTDPFKMEDILAYVDGVEPGNRAAKAGVDIALHDLLGKIMGQPWYKIWGLDPAKTPNTSFTIGIDTEDVVRQKVREAAPYKVIKVKMGLDKDQQTIDIIREMMPDVPICVDVNQGWKDKQHALDMCYWLKERNCLFVEQPFDKTWIDETAWLRERSPLPIIADEAFQRIGDITKFKGVYDGINIKLMKSTGMNEAYKMVVLARALGMKIMIGCMTETSCAVTAAANLAPLVDWADLDGNLLIANDRFSGMTVENGKVTLHDIPGIGVKLLAGK; translated from the coding sequence ATGATAAACCGCAGAAAATTTATCATGGGCGCAGGCCTGAGCCTGGTGGCTGCCACGGCGCCCATCTCGCTCTCGGCCGCAGGCAGCGCCACGCGCAAAGTGGCCAAGAGCGGACACCTGAAACTCTCGTTTGCCCCCTACGAGCTCAAGCTGCGCCACGCCTTCAACCTGGCACGCTATAGCCGCACCACCACCCCCGATGTGCAGGTGCAGCTCGAGTATGACGGCATTGTGGGCTACGGCGAGTGCTCCATGCCCCCCTATCTGGGCGAGAGCGTGGAGAGCGTGACCAAGTTCTTGGGCAAGCTCGACCTGGGCCAGTTCACCGACCCCTTCAAGATGGAAGACATCCTGGCCTATGTCGACGGCGTGGAGCCGGGCAACCGTGCCGCCAAGGCCGGCGTCGACATCGCCCTGCACGACTTGCTGGGCAAAATCATGGGTCAGCCCTGGTACAAAATATGGGGCCTCGACCCGGCCAAGACACCCAACACGAGCTTCACCATAGGCATCGACACCGAAGACGTGGTGCGCCAAAAAGTGCGCGAAGCCGCGCCCTACAAGGTGATCAAGGTGAAAATGGGCCTCGACAAGGACCAGCAGACCATCGACATCATACGCGAAATGATGCCCGATGTGCCCATCTGCGTCGACGTGAATCAGGGCTGGAAAGACAAGCAGCACGCCCTCGACATGTGCTACTGGCTCAAGGAGCGCAACTGCCTCTTTGTGGAGCAGCCCTTCGACAAGACGTGGATCGACGAGACAGCCTGGCTGCGCGAGCGCTCGCCGCTGCCCATCATCGCCGACGAGGCCTTTCAGCGCATAGGCGATATCACCAAGTTCAAGGGTGTGTATGACGGCATCAACATCAAGCTCATGAAGAGCACGGGCATGAACGAAGCCTACAAGATGGTGGTGCTGGCACGTGCCCTGGGCATGAAAATCATGATAGGCTGCATGACCGAGACCTCGTGTGCCGTGACCGCAGCGGCCAACCTGGCCCCGCTCGTCGACTGGGCCGACCTCGACGGCAACCTGCTCATTGCCAACGACCGCTTCTCGGGCATGACCGTAGAGAACGGCAAGGTCACCCTTCACGACATCCCCGGCATTGGCGTCAAGCTCCTTGCCGGGAAATAA
- the glmM gene encoding phosphoglucosamine mutase has product MSLIKSISGIRGTIGGRAGEGLTPLDIVKFTSAYATFIRRTTQLTSNVIVVGRDARLSGHMVRDIVVGTLQGMGFDVVDIGMATTPTTELAVTWEKACGGIILTASHNPKQWNALKLLNEKGEFLTDAQGKEVLRIAEAEDFDYAQVDHLGAVEYNDTCLRRHIDAVKALKLVDVDAIKKADFTVAVDAVNSVGGVAIPKLLTALGVKHVVKLFCDPTGNFGHTPEPIPENLTAVSDYMKQGKADVAFVVDPDVDRLAIVMENGEFFVEEYTLVAVADYVLSCTPGPTVSNLSSSRALRDVTEKKYHCRYEASAVGEVNATTLMRKIGAVIGGEGNGGVIYPELHYGRDALVGVALFLTLLAKSGKTVSELKRTYPQYSIAKTKLQLTPDMDVDAILKAVEKHYAGEKLTTIDGVKIDFPDSWVHLRKSNTEPIIRIYSEAHTMEQAEKLGDDVKHIVQSLCK; this is encoded by the coding sequence ATGTCATTAATTAAATCTATTTCTGGAATACGTGGCACCATAGGCGGCCGCGCTGGCGAGGGGCTCACGCCACTCGACATCGTGAAGTTTACCAGCGCCTATGCCACATTCATTCGCCGCACCACCCAGCTCACATCCAACGTGATTGTCGTGGGCCGCGACGCCCGCCTCTCGGGCCACATGGTGCGCGACATCGTGGTGGGCACCTTGCAGGGCATGGGCTTCGATGTGGTCGACATAGGCATGGCCACCACGCCCACCACCGAGCTGGCCGTGACCTGGGAGAAGGCTTGCGGCGGCATCATCCTCACCGCCAGCCACAACCCCAAGCAGTGGAATGCCCTCAAGCTCTTGAACGAGAAAGGCGAGTTCCTGACCGACGCCCAAGGCAAGGAGGTGCTGCGCATCGCCGAGGCCGAGGATTTTGACTATGCCCAGGTCGACCACCTTGGCGCTGTGGAGTACAACGACACTTGCCTGCGCCGCCACATCGATGCTGTAAAGGCTCTGAAGCTGGTCGACGTCGACGCTATCAAGAAGGCCGACTTCACCGTGGCTGTCGATGCTGTCAACTCGGTGGGCGGCGTGGCCATCCCCAAGCTGCTCACGGCCCTGGGTGTGAAACATGTGGTGAAGCTCTTCTGCGACCCCACAGGCAACTTCGGCCACACGCCCGAACCCATACCCGAGAACCTCACCGCCGTAAGCGACTACATGAAGCAGGGCAAGGCCGACGTGGCCTTTGTGGTCGACCCCGACGTCGACCGCCTGGCCATCGTGATGGAAAACGGCGAGTTCTTTGTCGAGGAATATACGCTCGTGGCCGTGGCCGACTATGTGCTCTCGTGCACCCCTGGCCCCACAGTGAGCAACCTGTCGTCGTCGCGTGCGCTGCGCGACGTCACCGAGAAGAAATATCATTGCCGCTACGAGGCATCGGCCGTGGGCGAGGTCAACGCTACCACGCTCATGCGCAAGATAGGCGCAGTGATAGGCGGCGAGGGCAACGGCGGAGTCATCTATCCCGAGCTGCACTATGGCCGCGACGCCCTGGTGGGCGTGGCCCTGTTCCTCACCCTGCTGGCCAAGAGCGGCAAGACGGTGAGCGAGCTCAAGCGCACCTATCCGCAATACAGCATTGCCAAGACCAAGCTGCAGCTCACCCCCGACATGGACGTCGATGCCATACTCAAGGCTGTGGAGAAGCACTATGCCGGCGAGAAGCTCACGACCATCGACGGTGTGAAAATCGACTTCCCCGACAGCTGGGTGCACCTGCGCAAGAGCAACACCGAGCCCATCATACGCATCTACAGCGAGGCTCACACCATGGAGCAGGCCGAGAAGCTGGGCGACGACGTGAAGCACATCGTGCAGTCGCTGTGCAAGTAG
- a CDS encoding sensor histidine kinase: MDSRRLINVQTRLFLMIVFFTWILTAIFFALQYSRERDYKIASLDSHLQMQNAKILECIDDGKRITPQLVAAIDPGDSLRVTVIDLKGNVLYDSNGDVKVNHADRQEVKEAIATGHGFTKRRVSSTNNREYFYSATRGHGIVVRTALPYNHSLSEMLRANSVNSYIIVAIALIMSIIAWFAAHSISRSVKNLRNFANAAEFGDLSKYDSKSFPDDELGDISSHIVNLYKLQQATAEERDRNLRQAIYEQKEKNRIKHQLTNNINHEIKTPVHVIQACLETIENSGSQLDEAMKQELIDKAYANSNRLCSLIADLSVITRISDAPDQIQSAPVDVTSIVRQVADDMSVYPPEQQMRIHIEVPDGVTINGNHALVESIFRNLMVNAFNYSAGRDVTVKLVEETSDYYRFIFNDNGVGVAPEHLPHLFERFYRVDKGRSRSMGGTGLGLSIVKNAVLFHHGHIEVRNRKLGGLEFEFTLHK; encoded by the coding sequence ATGGATTCAAGACGACTCATTAACGTGCAGACGAGGCTTTTCCTCATGATCGTATTCTTCACCTGGATACTTACTGCCATTTTCTTTGCTCTGCAATACAGCCGCGAGCGCGACTACAAGATTGCCTCGCTCGACAGCCACTTGCAGATGCAGAATGCCAAGATACTGGAATGTATCGACGACGGCAAGCGCATCACCCCACAGCTGGTGGCTGCTATCGACCCTGGCGACTCGCTGCGCGTGACCGTGATCGACCTCAAGGGCAACGTGCTCTACGACTCCAACGGCGATGTAAAGGTCAACCATGCCGACCGCCAGGAGGTGAAAGAGGCCATTGCCACGGGCCACGGCTTCACCAAGCGCCGCGTCTCGTCGACCAACAACCGCGAGTACTTCTACTCGGCCACGCGTGGCCACGGCATCGTCGTGCGCACGGCCTTGCCCTACAACCACTCGCTCTCCGAGATGCTACGTGCCAACTCGGTCAACAGCTATATCATTGTGGCCATCGCCCTCATCATGTCGATTATCGCCTGGTTTGCCGCCCACAGCATCAGCCGCAGCGTGAAAAACCTGCGCAACTTTGCCAACGCGGCCGAGTTTGGCGACTTGAGCAAGTACGACTCCAAGAGCTTCCCCGACGATGAGCTGGGCGACATCTCGAGCCACATCGTCAACCTCTACAAGCTGCAGCAGGCCACGGCCGAGGAACGCGACCGCAACTTGCGCCAGGCCATCTATGAGCAGAAGGAGAAAAACCGCATCAAGCACCAGCTCACCAACAATATCAACCACGAGATAAAGACGCCCGTGCACGTGATACAAGCTTGTCTCGAGACCATCGAGAACAGCGGCAGCCAGCTCGACGAGGCGATGAAGCAGGAGCTCATCGACAAGGCCTATGCCAACTCCAACCGCCTGTGTTCGCTCATTGCCGACCTCTCGGTGATCACCCGCATAAGCGACGCCCCCGACCAGATACAGAGTGCTCCGGTCGACGTGACGAGCATCGTGCGCCAGGTGGCCGACGACATGAGCGTGTATCCGCCCGAGCAGCAGATGCGCATCCACATCGAGGTGCCCGATGGCGTGACCATCAACGGCAACCATGCCCTCGTCGAGTCGATATTCCGCAATCTCATGGTCAATGCCTTCAACTACAGCGCCGGCCGCGACGTGACCGTGAAGCTGGTGGAGGAAACAAGCGACTACTACCGTTTCATCTTCAACGACAACGGCGTGGGCGTGGCTCCCGAGCACCTGCCTCACCTCTTTGAGCGCTTCTACCGTGTCGACAAGGGCCGGTCGCGCTCGATGGGCGGCACGGGGCTGGGCCTCTCGATCGTGAAAAACGCGGTGCTTTTCCACCACGGTCACATCGAGGTGCGCAACCGCAAGCTGGGTGGCCTGGAGTTTGAGTTCACCCTCCACAAGTGA
- a CDS encoding response regulator transcription factor, which translates to MKSPRILVVDDEESICYVLKINLELAGFAVDTALSAEEALRLKLEQYDLFLFDVMMERMSGFELAQAVRRRDELRSVPIIFCTAKDSEEDLLKGFATGADDYIKKPFSMRELVARVRSVLHRSGRFTADRMVHYKGLVVDTVERTCTVDDKPVQLTGKEMDLLVFFLDNRDKIFSRAEILNRVWETGVYVVDRTIDVNVGRLRKKLGPYGNNIVTKQGQGYGFKTTH; encoded by the coding sequence ATTAAATCTCCAAGAATTTTAGTTGTCGACGATGAGGAGTCGATATGCTATGTGCTTAAGATCAATCTGGAGCTTGCGGGCTTTGCGGTCGACACGGCACTCAGCGCCGAGGAGGCCTTGAGGCTCAAGCTCGAGCAATACGACTTGTTTCTGTTCGACGTGATGATGGAGCGCATGAGCGGTTTTGAGCTGGCCCAGGCGGTGAGGCGCCGCGACGAGCTCAGGAGCGTGCCCATCATCTTCTGCACGGCCAAGGACTCGGAGGAGGACCTGCTCAAGGGGTTTGCCACCGGGGCCGACGACTACATCAAGAAGCCCTTCTCGATGCGCGAGCTGGTGGCCCGCGTGCGCAGTGTGCTGCATCGCAGCGGCCGTTTCACGGCCGACCGCATGGTGCACTACAAGGGACTGGTGGTCGACACCGTTGAGCGCACCTGCACCGTCGACGACAAGCCTGTGCAGCTCACGGGCAAGGAAATGGACCTGCTGGTGTTTTTCCTCGACAACCGCGACAAGATATTCTCGCGGGCCGAGATACTGAACCGCGTGTGGGAGACGGGCGTGTATGTCGTCGACCGCACGATCGACGTGAATGTGGGCCGCTTGCGCAAGAAGCTGGGCCCCTATGGGAATAATATTGTGACAAAACAAGGACAAGGCTATGGATTCAAGACGACTCATTAA
- a CDS encoding C40 family peptidase, with protein sequence MKKVIKIVLALVLAASSLGAMAAGDAAAVLASLKQRIARDGRTAVWDVNTTTQDGQLVVYGTVGTQEQKDAVTKELNDNGLAGCDNRLIVLENTVDPGKRWALVKLSIATCRVEGRHAAEMATQAIMGTPVKVIQLTDEWARVVTPDGYISYVPQSSITFMTAQQLQAWRKATRYIVTTYDSRLVTEPKGDATVSDLVLGNILEYKGKKGKWLLLATPDGRQGYVPQTDVQELSQWAQQPFSAQLVESTARRMMGSSYLWGGTSTKVTDCSGLAKVSYFACGIILQRDASQQALTGMKIAGTDWRQCKLGDLLFFGNNATGRVTHVGIYLHDGYYIHCSGQVKINNLDPADPSYLYDPISCSRIDGQVGSTGITWVRNHPWYF encoded by the coding sequence ATGAAAAAAGTAATTAAAATTGTTTTGGCCCTGGTGCTGGCAGCTTCCAGCCTGGGCGCAATGGCAGCCGGCGATGCAGCGGCAGTGCTGGCCAGCCTCAAGCAACGCATCGCCCGCGACGGGCGCACCGCCGTGTGGGATGTGAACACCACCACCCAGGACGGACAGCTCGTGGTGTATGGCACAGTGGGAACCCAAGAGCAAAAAGACGCTGTGACCAAGGAACTCAACGACAATGGCTTAGCAGGCTGCGACAACCGCCTCATCGTGCTCGAAAACACCGTCGACCCCGGCAAGCGCTGGGCCCTGGTCAAGCTCTCGATAGCCACGTGTCGCGTCGAGGGCCGTCATGCAGCCGAGATGGCCACACAGGCCATCATGGGCACTCCTGTGAAAGTGATACAGCTCACCGACGAGTGGGCACGTGTGGTCACCCCCGACGGCTACATCTCCTATGTGCCCCAGAGCTCGATCACCTTTATGACTGCCCAGCAGCTGCAGGCCTGGCGCAAGGCCACGCGCTACATCGTCACCACCTACGATTCCCGCCTCGTGACCGAGCCCAAGGGCGACGCGACCGTGAGCGACCTGGTGCTGGGCAACATCCTTGAGTACAAGGGCAAGAAAGGCAAGTGGCTGCTGCTCGCCACCCCCGACGGCCGCCAGGGCTATGTGCCGCAAACCGACGTGCAAGAGCTCTCGCAGTGGGCTCAGCAGCCCTTCAGCGCCCAGCTCGTGGAGTCGACAGCCCGACGCATGATGGGCTCGAGCTACCTGTGGGGCGGCACCTCGACCAAGGTCACCGATTGCTCGGGCCTGGCCAAGGTGAGCTACTTTGCCTGCGGCATCATCTTGCAACGCGACGCCTCGCAACAGGCACTCACAGGCATGAAAATCGCCGGCACCGACTGGCGCCAGTGCAAGCTGGGCGACCTGCTCTTCTTTGGCAACAATGCCACCGGCCGCGTCACCCATGTGGGCATCTACCTGCACGACGGCTACTATATACACTGCTCGGGGCAGGTGAAAATCAACAATCTCGACCCTGCCGACCCGTCCTATCTCTACGACCCCATCTCGTGCAGCCGCATCGACGGGCAAGTGGGCAGCACGGGCATCACATGGGTGCGCAACCACCCCTGGTACTTCTAA
- a CDS encoding transglutaminase-like domain-containing protein, which translates to MTIRLILLGLACAAMAATAQAGNDWRAQVDQLIDQGEFARAERVMKQLPGKVRKQQAVTIDSLNQIMERIGKDFNMTPEQGMKAIHDKYPQVTPEQIQHWKQSRALEVMRIDGQERWFRKSVRNLWLLGDEFKQENRRNSDAEAGSYLNIFRQAMAKQPDAHGVRDWRHVNITFTLDVDADAVPAGETLRVWMPFPYENLRQRNIKLESSNRPVTYSQGSKHHTVYMEAQAEKGKPTHFEYTFGYDVGERHLCQQDLVALVQPYRHDAQYARYTSSEGPHIVVTDSMRELAEDIVGDLDENPVIAASRIYHWIAQRFPWAGAREYSTLRNIPEYVLLNKHGDCGQVTLLYITLCRAIGIPARWESGYMLHPGEENFHDWGETYFEGVGWVPTDESFGRSVEGTVLNDYYATGIDLYRLATNEGIGDKLSPAKKYIRSETVDFQAGEVEWRKGNLYNDMWHSHLKVNSIVPVEE; encoded by the coding sequence ATGACCATAAGACTTATCCTATTGGGCCTGGCTTGTGCCGCCATGGCTGCTACGGCCCAGGCTGGCAACGACTGGCGCGCCCAGGTCGACCAGCTCATCGACCAGGGCGAGTTTGCCCGTGCCGAGCGCGTGATGAAGCAGTTGCCCGGCAAGGTGCGCAAGCAACAGGCTGTGACCATCGACTCGCTCAACCAAATCATGGAGCGCATAGGCAAAGACTTCAACATGACGCCCGAGCAGGGCATGAAAGCCATACACGACAAGTACCCGCAGGTCACCCCCGAGCAGATACAGCACTGGAAACAGAGCCGTGCCCTCGAGGTGATGCGCATCGACGGGCAGGAACGCTGGTTTCGCAAGAGTGTGCGCAACCTGTGGCTGCTGGGCGACGAGTTCAAGCAGGAGAACCGCCGCAACAGCGATGCCGAGGCGGGCAGCTACCTCAACATCTTCCGCCAGGCCATGGCCAAGCAGCCCGATGCCCACGGCGTGCGCGACTGGCGCCACGTCAACATCACCTTCACGCTCGATGTCGATGCCGATGCCGTGCCTGCCGGCGAGACGCTGCGCGTGTGGATGCCTTTCCCCTATGAGAACCTGCGCCAGCGCAACATCAAGCTCGAGAGCAGCAACCGCCCTGTGACCTACAGCCAGGGCAGCAAGCATCACACCGTGTATATGGAAGCCCAGGCCGAGAAGGGCAAGCCCACCCACTTTGAGTACACCTTCGGCTACGATGTGGGCGAGCGACACCTGTGCCAGCAAGACCTCGTGGCCCTGGTGCAGCCCTACCGCCACGATGCACAATATGCGCGCTACACCTCGAGCGAGGGCCCACACATCGTTGTCACCGACAGCATGCGAGAGCTGGCCGAGGACATCGTGGGCGACCTCGATGAGAACCCTGTGATTGCCGCCTCGCGCATCTATCACTGGATAGCCCAGCGTTTTCCCTGGGCCGGCGCCCGCGAGTACAGCACGCTGCGCAACATCCCCGAGTATGTGCTGCTCAACAAGCACGGCGACTGTGGCCAGGTGACCCTGCTCTACATCACGCTGTGCCGTGCCATTGGCATCCCGGCTCGCTGGGAGAGCGGCTACATGCTTCACCCGGGCGAGGAAAACTTCCACGACTGGGGCGAGACCTACTTTGAAGGCGTGGGCTGGGTGCCCACCGACGAGTCGTTTGGCCGCTCGGTCGAGGGCACGGTGCTCAACGACTACTATGCCACTGGCATCGACCTCTACCGCCTGGCCACCAACGAGGGCATAGGCGACAAGCTGAGCCCGGCCAAGAAATACATTCGCAGCGAGACGGTCGACTTCCAGGCCGGCGAGGTGGAGTGGCGCAAGGGCAACCTCTACAACGACATGTGGCACTCGCACCTGAAGGTGAACAGCATTGTGCCTGTCGAGGAGTAA
- a CDS encoding DUF4827 family protein, with product MRTLRSISMLCMMALVAAGFASCSDNESYSDMLNDERHACNAFLANFEIEDVPADTVFKVGSDAPYYKLDPDGNVYMQVLKTGDRVGNRARKSQTIYFRYTRYNLNTWYTQGGLWVGSGNADDMSQTATAFLYDDYSLETSSQWGYGMQMPLKYLGIDCEVNLVVKSQYGWTGEISSVVPYMYHLRYFKSRI from the coding sequence ATGAGAACACTCCGATCGATTTCAATGCTGTGCATGATGGCGCTGGTGGCAGCAGGCTTTGCCTCGTGCAGCGACAATGAGAGCTACAGCGATATGCTCAACGACGAGCGCCACGCCTGCAACGCCTTCCTCGCCAATTTTGAAATTGAGGATGTGCCTGCCGACACCGTTTTCAAGGTGGGCAGCGATGCTCCCTACTACAAGCTCGACCCCGACGGCAACGTCTACATGCAGGTGCTCAAGACGGGCGACCGCGTGGGCAACAGGGCACGCAAATCGCAGACGATATACTTCCGCTACACGCGCTACAACCTGAACACGTGGTACACGCAAGGCGGCTTGTGGGTGGGCAGCGGCAATGCCGACGACATGAGCCAGACGGCCACAGCCTTCCTCTACGACGACTACAGCCTCGAGACCTCGTCGCAGTGGGGCTACGGCATGCAGATGCCGCTCAAGTACCTGGGCATCGATTGCGAGGTGAACCTGGTGGTGAAGTCGCAGTATGGCTGGACGGGCGAGATAAGCAGCGTGGTGCCCTACATGTATCACCTGCGCTACTTCAAGAGCCGCATATAA